The following are from one region of the Pocillopora verrucosa isolate sample1 chromosome 3, ASM3666991v2, whole genome shotgun sequence genome:
- the LOC131785760 gene encoding uncharacterized protein, with protein sequence MAGFGNHFVTTFQADLEAIFSKYALVPDEYVEEFYLSEFYEDESETEDDGDQYSDPEDDDGQDSDASGPTSCYPEDGPGGGIVSGKEDELCTDSAPTINDSFTTHDYKGCIEDFEGIDPGKDASKLGNQERSKYAQEKSSKELQYEEFNSNKRVCDVTFTINCSKASPFSAYPRLSSIYKKPVSVVQPLTSSGAKLPSDTSFSGEDELDGDNSNGDCSLAQVVLHSRDRIALALSMVSDEEQENFPQGTTSKNALSQGTLGTLTERTSSPGPFSRTFSLKGTSSQNVSLKSTFSKNSPETPIFPAGRKSKVLIQNGKHSKPTFQNGVESCSTMTGSEESYLQTSDSSFEKRTNDAAATSCKLNEVLDHERSKILASSERHQLRSSEEKSYSTPRRRSLKILPPSSGEKLKCSVKLEGVYLKDSFLSASLAQQPNSRSTSHHTLRVPDKDTVAVSPCSPVKESRASQEPLRRSHRKIVTNSEKGGCTSEDNANKKHPCSDRIVSPHCNVKSGYRTKKRLKDLVSSPKETLTSTSVVASGLRSKNSRFGSHAGKRLARKSSQMNNQDCLPSKKAKKGSPTPMKGRNRDNLHGERSSGPLRSQDTGKPLMKERDTYCLHRKEFHAYRAELLSSIKRNVPASRESSPEPFLFPCKGRGTCNKEFCFECC encoded by the exons ATGGCGGGCTTTGGGAACCATTTTGTTACTACCTTTCAGGCTGATTTAGAAGCTATATTTTCTAAG tATGCACTGGTACCTGATGAGTACGTGGAGGAGTTTTACTTGAGTGAATTTTATGAAG ATGAGAGTGAAACAGAGGATGATGGTGACCAGTACAGTGACCCTGAAGATGACGATGGCCAGGATTCCGATGCAAGTGGGCCTACCTCATGTTACCCAGAAGATGGACCTGGTGGGGGTATAGTGTCTGGCAAGGAAGATGAACTTTGCACGGACTCAGCCCCTACAATAAATGACTCTTTTACAACACATGATTACAAGGGATGCATTGAAGATTTTGAAGGAATAGATCCTGGGAAAGATGCCTCCAAATTGGGTAATCAGGAGAGATCAAAGTATGCACAAGAAAAGAGCTCTAAGGAATTGCAGTACGAGGAATTTAATTCTAACAAACGCGTCTGTGATGTAACCTTTACTATAAATTGTTCTAAAGCGAGTCCCTTTTCAGCATATCCAAGGTTGTCTAGTATTTACAAGAAACCAGTGTCTGTTGTACAGCCGCTTACCTCATCAGGTGCAAAACTTCCAAGTGACACCTCGTTTTCAGGGGAAGACGAACTGGACGGTGATAACTCAAATGGCGACTGCAGTCTTGCACAGGTTGTTTTGCATTCTCGCGACAGGATTGCTCTTGCTTTGTCCATGGTCTCTGACGAAgaacaagaaaattttccacAGGGGACTACTTCGAAGAATGCATTATCACAAGGAACACTGGGTACCTTAACGGAACGTACTTCCTCACCAGGCCCCTTCTCACGAACTTTCTCACTGAAAGGGACCTCATCGCAGAATGTGTCTTTGAAAAGTACCTTTTCGAAAAATTCTCCTGAAACACCTATATTCCCAGCTGGTAGAAAGTCCAAGGTATTAATCCAAAATGGAAAACACTCGAAACCCACTTTTCAAAATGGTGTCGAATCCTGTTCAACAATGACAGGTAGTGAGGAATCCTATCTTCAGACATCTGACTCAAGCTTTGAAAAGAGGACCAACGATGCTGCAGCTACGAGCTGCAAACTCAATGAGGTGCTAGACCACGAGAGAAGTAAGATTCTTGCTTCAAGTGAACGTCACCAATTACGCTCCAGCGAAGAAAAGTCGTATTCTACTCCCAGACGTCGATCTCTAAAAATCCTGCCGCCCTCCTCGGGCGAAAAATTAAAGTGCTCGGTAAAACTTGAAGGCGTTTACCTTAAGGACTCGTTTCTCAGTGCTTCCCTAGCTCAGCAGCCGAATTCTCGTTCCACATCACACCACACATTACGAGTTCCTGATAAAGATACAGTCGCAGTCAGTCCGTGTTCACCAGTCAAAGAGAGCAGAGCAAGTCAAGAACCTCTAAGACGCTCACATCGAAAAATTGTGACTAATTCCGAAAAGGGTGGTTGTACGTCGGAAGATAATGCTAACAAAAAACATCCGTGTAGTGATCGAATTGTGTCTCCACATTGTAACGTCAAGTCTGGATACAGGACAAAAAAGAGGTTAAAAGATTTGGTTTCTAGCCCAAAAGAAACATTAACAAGTACGTCTGTGGTAGCTAGTGGTCTACGTTCTAAAAATTCCCGTTTTGGGTCACACGCGGGTAAACGGTTAGCGAGGAAAAGCAGTCAAATGAATAACCAAGACTGTCTGCCTtcaaaaaaagccaaaaagggTTCACCTACGCCTATGAAGGGACGAAACAGGGATAATTTACATGGGGAAAGATCTTCAGGGCCTTTAAGATCGCAGGACACAGGCAAGCCTCTTATGAAGGAGAGGGATACGTATTGTTTACACAGGAAAGAATTCCATGCGTATAGAGCAGAACTGTTGTCGTCGATCAAACGAAATGTCCCCGCCTCTCGTGAATCTTCACCAGAGCCCTTCTTGTTTCCTTGCAAAGGGAGAGGAACTTGCAATAAAGAATTTTGCTTTGAATGCTGTTAA
- the LOC136279481 gene encoding uncharacterized protein yields MEVSESGSATECAKRIHRQCLRNLVEDTEEEDRALDEKACADEAENLCDGVNNFLSCYSKLVRHPPKICAHPVPEITRKFNDLIQTFSHDLMSKYTEHNAMAKDMCCVHEELLDENPMENPCGVRNDDDSD; encoded by the exons ATGGAAG TGTCTGAAAGTGGCAGTGCAACAGAATGCGCTAAAAGAATTCATCGCCAATGTCTCCGGAACTTAGTTGAAGACACAGAAGAAGAGGATCGAGCACTAGACGAAAAGGCTTGTGCAGATGAGGCGGAGAACCTTTGTGACGGTGTCAATAACTTCCTGAGCTGCTATTCAAAGCTGGTGCGGCACCCACCAAAAATTTGTGCTCACCCGGTTCCGGAAATCACCAGAAAATTCAATGATCTCATCCAAACTTTCAGTCACGATCTGATGTCAAAATACACAGAACATAACGCGATGGCGAAAGACATGTGCTGTGTCCACGAAGAACTGTTGGATGAAAACCCCATGGAAAATCCCTGTGGCGTCCGAAACGATGATGACTCTGATTGA